The Melospiza georgiana isolate bMelGeo1 chromosome 1, bMelGeo1.pri, whole genome shotgun sequence genome contains the following window.
attagtgGCGTTGAGGTATCTTCACAATAAACTCTTTCTGCTGTTTCCAAACCTATTGACTTCCATTTGGTATTTAGCTATGccttaaataatttatttactgTCTTGTAATGATTCATATAACTATATAGTGCTGCCAAGTGAATTCCATTACCACGGGGACATTTGCAGACATTTTAAATAGTTGAGATAAATACAATAAACTGGAAAAACCACCAAGAAATAAATTGATATAAAATGGGAGGTCATTGGCTCATGGAACCAATGAAATACACCATGAAATACCAATGAACTGGAATGAAATACACTACATTTTTGAACCAGCTAGCCAACTCAACAGTAACTGCACAAGCTGCTTAACAATACACTACAGGTAGAACAATACTACATTCTTTCTGCAATAAAGCAGGCAaaacactttttaaagaaaggtaATGTGGACAAGTATCTGCTTCCTACACAACTGAACCCTCTTTCAATAACATTCAATTTTTCAGCTAGGTCTTTTAGGGAAATAAAGAACACACAGGAACTGGCATGTACATGTCAGTTCAATAGACTATTTCTATCACAGTATCTTTGGTCAAAGTGAGTAATATTTGAAGACAGTCATGGCCATTACAAATACTACTAAATTCATAAAACATGAAGTCATACATCTAAGCATTTCTggtctatctatctatctatctatctatctatccatctatctatctatctatctatctatccatccaaCCATCCATCTATCTacctatctatctatctatctatctatctatctatctatctatctatctatctatctatcttttATTTAGTTTATTATATAacagaggcattcccatgcaCTCTAGGAGCACAAGATTAACTACCAAAAAGTGCTACCAATTTAAAACCAAACAGTATATGCTTCCCATATATTTGACCAGTTTTTTTACCATAGTTTTTTACAGAACTTTGGGCATTACATGGGGCTGttaaggggaaaggaaaaaaaaaagcattggCAAGGAACTTGCCAACTCATCCTGTGTAGGAAGAGTCCATGCTGCCAGTTTATCCAAGAAAGACACTTAATGAGCACATGACCCAGAAGTTGTTTCAAAAACATGTATTTATGACATTATGTAAATAACCCTAACCCTTATTTTTCCACACTTCCATGCAGATTATGTGTTTTGCATTAAAATTTACACACTGTAAGGAGTATGTCTGAAGTCTGGCTCTGTAACAAGCACATAATTTCTTCAAAAACTCTCTTACATGCTAACTTTCTGTTATTGCAACAACACAAGAACTTTCCTTATCTGGAAGAATAAGGATAAGTTTTGGGTTATGCTAATGGATCTACTTTGAAACAAGCTCTTGAAATATTCTTGGCTTATATAGTGTATTCATCATCAAAAAGACCATTATCTCCCATTATGAATCCCAAATGTCTATGTAACGGATTCTTTCAGAACTGTGCTCTATTTCTAGTATTGCTCAGTCATCATAGAAAAATCACTCAGTATTTTTCTCCTTATGTAAAATAGAAGTTCAGAATGTTGCAATtcagaatataaacagaaagAAGTAATCTGAATTAAGTTGCAGCATTTTCCTTGTTCTATGTTTCTAGGGTTTTTTCCACATTATGCACCAATAATTTAACTAAGTGGATTGAACCGTAATGTATTTTGAGTATTTCTATAAtgttatattaatattttaccAGTTTGTGGTTTTCTTACAAAATAtagttttgagatttttttttttctgttaatagTGAGCTTTGATTGTTCAAGATTGAATAAACCTTAAATTGCAAAATTCCTACTATCACCAATGGCAGTAGCATTCAGTCAGGCCTACAAGTAATCAGATGCCAACTGTCACACATGgtttaagtaaaaaataaaaaagaatttgcTTTTTACTTACTGCTAAGTATTTCATGTCACCTTTTGTTGCAAAAGACAAGTGAGTAGCTCTACTGGATTAACTGGAGCTATATGCATTGGTGTGTTCAGCTTAATGACTGTCACTAAATAAACTATCAGCAAAGCCCAAAAGACAGGTACAAATAAGTCATCTGCTGACAAAAGCAGGAGACAAAACCAAGCAGTGACCTATAAAAGCTTCTGTTCATTGATTCTAGCCTAGGGGTTCAACAGCTGGGTTTAGGCTGGAACCTAGAGATCACATGCATAAGGAGTACCTGAAATTTGCAACTGAGTGTCTGAAAAGTGACtttcaggaggttttgtagGGCTGATGCTCTGGTGCCGAGACACCAATAAATTTTTTCATACACAGCAGCTACTCAGAAAACCCAGGAAGGATGGTCTGACTACCTTGGATAAATGACACGTGTTTGTGTGCTAGATTAGACAGGAGTGGTGGTACAAGTCCTACTCTGTGTGAAATCCTTCGCTCCTAAAGGTTGTGCCAAGCAATTAATTGTATTTAATCAATTCATTGAAGTGCCAGGTGCAGTCTCCAAGGCCAGATCTGGGAGCCAGATCACATGCTAAGTAAGCACAGTGGCAGAGTCCAGGCTGGTCCAGCCTGAGGCACAAAGGGAGAGACTCGTCACTTCAGAATGAACTTGGAGAGGATTCCAGATTGTAGGCATGGCAGTAACTATAACAGAATCTACAGTCACATTTTTACAGGTAAAGGAAACAGAATGAAATGACAAAGTGATTAAAATGCCAGTAAGTGGCACAATCTGCAACACTTGGCTTCAGCTGTTCAGCTTTTCTACCCAAGGCCTTGATGTGCATACTGCTACCTCAAGTCTAGTGTCAAGAACTAGATGTACTGCTGCTTTAGTATGTGCAAAGATAAAGCCTGATTCAATGCTCCTAGGGTGATACAGATGTCCTTTAATCAAAAGGTGACAACTGCAAAACACAAAGCCAGACTGCTGGGGCCACAGTGGCACAGGGTACATAGTACTTGTTTCCCATCAGAACCTGTCATTCACTTTACTTTTTATAGAAACAATGTCCTGATATGAGTAAAGAGAATAAATAGCTGACTACTGTACATACAGAATTgatgttttaattaattatgtaatatttgatttattatctaatatttttcttctgtaatttgaaaaaaacccaccgTCTAGTGTTTAtgcaggaaattaatttttagctcattaattcattttaagaaaaaaaaaacaacttttctttGGGAAAGCATAACTCCtttcctgaaattaaaaaaaaaaaaaggcaatacaATGTCACATTGCATTGCATGTCTaagtattttttccccctaatcGAATATGCAAagtgtgacagcagcaccttaTTCCAGGCTAGGAAGCAGTTGCTAATGTAAAGAGGCAGCGAGCCCAGCTGCCCGAAGGCCTGGCTCTCTGGCAGTGgcagcctgagcagcccctcctctgtgccctgctcagacACAGCGGCCCTCagcctgctcagctgcagcGCTGCTCTGAACAATTGCACAGCTGGCTACAGGGAAAGCCTCCCAAGGATCTACCCAGacctgcccagccccagtggGGTTTACTTATTAACAGATAATCAAAGGGAGAACAGGAATTACAGGACACGTGGCACACACCATTGCCTTTGCTGGTCAtacaagcagcagctgctgcctgcaagcGGAGGGGTGGAAGGGCGAGAGGGGCCTTTGCTCAAGGCTCTGATTCCCTGGAGtaggaaatgtatttttcaatCTGTCAGCTCACCAGCTTGCATCTGTGACTCTTGTACAAACAATACATTAGATGGTGCATTTTTCAAATAGCTTAACACTACTGGAAACCTGCTATGTCTCCCAAGACAGGAGTCTTTCACATGGATGAAGGAAACTGCCATGAAGGCTGTATCTCACCTCACTTAAGGAAGTAATAGTTGTGGGGCTGAGTTAGGCTGCCTTCCTGCTTCTACGGAGCTATATGCCCTGCTACACCACTAGAACTGCACAAAGCAACCATTTTCTACCTTAAACAATAAGTGCATGTGTGTGCCTCTCACAAGGATCACATCATTGGGTCGTAATCTATCAAAGCCTCTTTCTTTAGATAATTGAAGTAATGGATGTATACCAGGACGATACAGTAAACACACTACAAAACAAGAGATGCTGTATTTTTCCTGTAGCAATTGTTCAATAGAAGCCTGTGTTCATAACTTTTACAGCATTCACTTGCTGGTGAATGTGGCTCTTTCCTATTGCTGCAgagcactttttaaaaaaagcaaatgggAAAACTTAAAAGGGGGGCAAGAGGTGCGTATCTGTAGAATAATCTTATAGGGGGCAGCCAAAGATGCCAGTCATGATGCAGCAGTAATGATAGGATAGAATAATAGAATGGCCTGGGTAGAAGAGgattttaaagatcatctagttctaAACTGCCTGCcttgagcagggacatcttccactagcCTGGGTTGCTCAGAACCCCATCCAatctggctttgaacacttccagggatgggcgGCCACAAttcccctgggcagcctgttccagtaccTCACCAAtctcacagaaaataattttttccatatatctaatctaaacctagtttcagtttgaagccattcccccatGCTCCAGTGAAAAGTGCATCTTCTTCCTTTTAGGCTCCTTTCAGATACTGAAGGCTACAATCAAGtcaccctgaagccttctcttctccaggaaaaaacccaattctctcagcctttccttgcaggagaggtgctccatccctccagcTGGTTAATGTGCTGCTTGTGAGTTTGCAAGGGTTGTTTCATGACAGCCCTCCTCCTCTGAGAACAGAAAAGTGCCATAAATACAGGACTGACTCTGGAAACATTTATTCAGGCAAATGACCATATTGACTTGGTATGTTCCCAAAGGACAGGGTCGAGGGACAAGACAGATGTGACACCTGATGGCTCACATTACTGTTAGCATTTGTATTACTGCTGTTTCTTGTGCTAGAGAACAAAGCAAAATGGCAGCATTTACAAAGAGATCATCCAATGCAAGGGGCAACAGGTGTCCAAGAGGCAACACAGTACAAGGACAAGAGACACTTCTGGTCAACATGACAAGCAGGGGTCAAAGAGTGGTCAAGATGCTTGTAGACATTATTCCAAATCTGAAATTTAAGGATGGGTTTGAAGGAGGATGCTGTGCTCATTATTCCCCACTGAGTATCCTCAGCCTCCTACCTTGCAAGAGTTAGACTGTAGACAGGAGCAGGAATTTGGGACTTCACCCCGTTGCTGTAAAAAAACTGTTGTTTCAGCAAGACATTGCTTGGTCCACAAAGATCTGTCACActtgcacagcagctccagaggatgCTGCATACTTTGGACTGCCTGAGCAAGCATGATTCAGTCTGGAGATGCACCGTGTGCCCTACAAACCCAGGAGGGACTGGAGCTGCCATGCAGGAGCAAGTCAGCACACTACAAGAGCAGTTATTCCACCACATCTCATGCTGGAGCTAATGCTGTGTGCAAATTCACCTAGTGAGTCACGTCTGCTTGCattaaaagaaagacaaaaacaaaatagTCTTCCTATGTCTCACTGGTGAGGAGAGACTGAAACTGGCTAGGCTGGTTGGGAACCAACCCTAGTTAGTATATTTTCTAAATGTGGTGAGTGGCTTTTGTTTCTGTATCTGAGGACAAGAGGGACAGAGATGAGGGTTGAGTTATGGCAGGTAGTGTCCTGCATTTAATTTAGCaaagatttttattaatttcaaaaaaaGCAGTCACAAAATTGTACCTTCAATATTTGAATCAAATAAACACAATTGACAGAATCCTGACATTTACTTGAgttcaattttttaaagttcaatGACATATTTAATGAAGGCTTTGCTTttgaagaggagcagcagatcaCTACAGGAATGGAAAAAGTTTGGCTTTTATTATATTGTACACAGAACACAGTATTTTTCAAACCTCAGGGACCCATTTGCATTTGCTTTGTTTCTCAAAATGAACACAATTTTGCAGAATCTTCCGAAGCCTGTGAATTGCTGTATGAAAAGAGACACCCCCCACACTGCTATTCACAACCCAGAAAAATGGGACATTAACCTCACATAAAACCCATTGGCTTGCATCTTGCTTCCTCATTAACCCTGTGCCAGTTTTGCAGTAGGTTTCAAAGGTGCAAGCtcacttttgtttttccaaCAATCAATACAAAGTAATGTTTTACTTAAAAGGGaattccccaaaatcattaTTTCCTACTTGAAGATATCCCCATCAGTTGCATGCTATTTTCTCAACATATCTGAAAAccaagataaatatttttaaggagTGTGAAGCCCTTACtacaggagagaaaacaaatattatTCGTACTGTTTGTTTTCCCACAATGTATTTTTATGGGAGAGCTGTGGGGACCATATTTTGCATTCAGTGAACAACTTCTGTGGTGTAAAATGTCTCTCTTTGGTACTCGAATAACCACAAAAGCAATGTAGCTCTATCTCATTCCCATGGTCATTACCACCTAAACCAACCAGAATGAAAGAAAGGTTATTTCTTACCTCATCCATTGTGAAAGACATGGATTTACAAGATAACATTTGGCAGTCTTGTGACCAATGATAATAAAAATCTCTTTCCCTTGGGCACCCAAGAACCACAGCATATTGTAACATTTCCAGTTCTTAAAGAGTGCTGAACCACATTGTGAAGGGCTGCATACCTTTCTGAAAAGATTATGCATTTTCCTCGTTGTCATAAAAAGTATTTGTTTATGGaatgggcaaaaaaaaaaaaatacactagACAGGAAAGAATTGGATGGAACGCTGTGAGAAACAAAGGCAAACTTTGTGTCTTCATTGTTGCTCCTGCCTGGCTATGAGTGCATACAGAAATATTGCATTattgaaaattttccttttgctgctgaaaTGAAAACTGCTATTTTCATCCTCCCAGTACCATGGCATGATGTTAAGATGTACTTTTAATAATGGCAGCAACAAATTATATAATAAACAGTAAATTAACGTAGTTTTACCTTTTTGCTAACCACCTTTCCTCATAAGAGAAATACACCGTGCCTCATGTGAAAGAAAAGGCCAGGAACGAACCATACTTGAAAATCTCCAACACAAAAGAAAGTATGCTAAGTTTCAAATCACACATCATAAATACAGCTCTCCAGTATTCCAGTTTGGGCATAAATATCCCAGATTTTAAAAGGCTCTTGGAACCTTTGGATAGATACCTGTCCAAAAAGTAAAATGGAAATACGACGTTGAGAGCTCTAGGTGAATAGGAAAGGCAAAAGGCATGTTTCTGCCTCTCTTGGAATCCATGTTTTCCCTTCTGTACTGCAGTGGACGTTTCTGTCGGCTGGCAGCAGCATTTCCGAGGAGCCAATGCAGGAACTCAGGGACGTACAGGACAGAGTAGTCCAGGCTCAGGGCTTGGCACTGGGATTCCCAGGGCACCCAAGCATCCCTTCGGCCCCCTAGAAAAATGTTACCTAGCGCCTGCCAACAGCTGCGTTCAAATGCTTTGGTTGTGTTTCGGTGTTTTCTCACTGTGTCCTCATTCATTACGGGGGACTTGGGCACCCAATCGTGACTACGTGGGGGGAGCAGCGAGTCGATCGCCGCAGTGCCGCAGCCCGGGGCTCCCCGGGGCTAAGCGCGGCTGAGGGCCTCGCTCGCTCTGCCCATGCCGGTGCCGCTCTCCCGCCGGCCTTCCCCTACGCCGCCTGTGTGGGCGGCCGCGGGCGGCGCAGGGgctccggcccggcccgccccgggccccgccAGGCGCGCACGGAGCGGCGCCGCTCCGAGCATGGCCCCGGCGCAAGGCGGGGGCGGCGCGACCGCCTCGCCCCGCGCGTCAAGCCCGGCGGACATCTTTGATCCGGGCAGAGCCCGCCGTGCGGCCTGCGCGCTCCCGCAGCGTGCGCCCGGTTCCAAAATGGCCTCCGAGCGCTCCCTCTGTTCTCCGGCGCGGCGCGGGAGGAAATAACAGCGTGACCGACCCCGGGCTGGGAGGGGCGGGAGGGAGACGTGGGGACAGCGCCGGGCGGAGGGGCTGAGCCGGAAGCCGCTGTGTGCTCGGAGAGGCGGGCGGGGAGCGTGTGAGGAGCTGGGCGGAGGCGGcgagggagaaggaggaggagcgggcagaggcggcggcgggagcggagcCGCTAAGTCCGTCCGGCCGCGGGAGCGCGTAGGCGCCGTGTGCGGAAGGGCCGCGGCCCCTCGACGGAATCGGCGTAGGGGGCGTTGGAGAATCGCCGCCGGGTTGGCTGGCGGGAGGCGCTCGGGGAGGAGGGGGCGGCCCGCTCGGTGCCGCCGCGGCTGAGGGAGGCAGGGCGGGAGGACGAGCAGCCAGCCGGAGCCCAGCGTCAGCAGCGGCAGCCGCACCGCCGCCGGCCAGCGCCATGGGTGAGTCTCCAGCCCGGGGCCGAGGCGTGGCGGGGGGGCCGTGACAGTGCGAGCCTGCGGCCGTGGGGTCTCCGCGATGGGTGGGCTGAGAGGCGGCGCGGAGAGGGGGGGATACAGCGGGCACCGCCGAGGCTCCCATcccggcggccccgccgcggggcCCCCCGTCCCTTTGACCGCCCCCCGCcttcctcgtcctcctcctcagATGCAGCTCCAGGCCCCCTCGCCGCCGCctctcccccccacccccccagtCACTTCCTGCCTCGCCGAAATTGTATAATGCCTGCGCGGGGCTTGGGGAGCCGGGCGGCGAGAATGCCGGAGATATTTCTTCTCCCTAGCttttctccccttccccctccatcccgctccctcctcccctttttttccttttgcgCCCAAATTTGGGAGGGAGGaatttgctgctgcaggaattaAAGCAGCCTTTCGAATATGCGGGAGAGGAGCGGGTGGGACTGGAATCGcgggaggagggggaaggaaggaagggggcGCCCGTGCGCGGGTGGGAGCGTGTGTGGCAGCAGCGGGAGCCCGCCAGCCTCCTGCCCGCCTCGCttgctgccttctcctgccctttttttcccttttttttttttttttttttttttttttttttttttttcttctctagagcattttttggggggtgtATCTCGCTTGGGTCTGGATTTTAGTGGCCCGCCCGCGCTGCCCCGCCGGCCCAGCCCGTGCCCCTGCAGCCCGAGGGGTCCTCGGCCGGTCGTTCgtaaaaaagagaaagtagaCATTACAATTTTCGAGCAGCTGCCCCGGGAGTCTGTATGAAACGCGTTTTTGAGCAGTTTCTGTTTGATCCGCTCGCTTAGCGAACCAGTCTTGCAGAACAAACTGGAGGGGTGCTTCGTGTTTCAGGAGGGTGACTGGGAAAAGGGGCGATTATGCACGAAGATTGTTTTAATGGGCGACTTAAGGAAAAGCAGCTAAACTTATTTTAGCGTGAAGTTGTTGGCTTCACGCTGAACCAGTTATGTGCAAATGTAATTCCAAGAAAAGACAGCGTTCAGGAATCTTCTGCGTGCAGTTTGTGTGCCGCCTCCTGCAGATGAAACCTCGCTGAACAGAAGACTGTCAGAACTACCCATTCACTGAATGTTTTTTCCTGGCCATTGTAATCTCCCTCTGACTGACAGTGGCTTCAGGTTGGGCTCAGTGAAAGAAATGCTTCTATATGCAGAAATACCTATGGTCTGTATTAATATCATGACCAAAAAAATGTCAGTTTATGTAATATATGCAGGTTTAGTTCCCATGAAAGTTAGATGGGCCACTGCTGTGTATCTGCACTTAGAAGGTAGACCATACCTTCTTATggaagtgagattttttttttttgtagtaatAGCTGCTCAGTGCTAAATGGTAATTTAATTTATGTCTAGAACTTTCACTGAGGTATCAAACTAgtattatttcttctttatgATTCTCTATATATAATGAAGTTTTTACCTGCTGAAATGTTGGGAAATAAGGGAAGATGTATTTTTGTGTAGTTTTTAGCATCTTTCACTTGATACCTGCTTAGTTTGTGGGATTACTAGCATTTTTAGCTGTTGATTTGTGAACATAAGAACAGTAATTCAATCTGACTTTGGATGACTGCATTTTTTAAGCTGACTCGAGAATaacaaaaatcaataaatagAAATTCTTTATCTTGGGAGAGTGGGTTTCAAGAAGCCATTGCTCTAAAGGTTAATTACTACCTTGTCTGTgttgaaacctgaattggaatCCAAGAGTGTCACCTGTTCTGTGTTGGCTACTATGGCAGAAAGGGTTGTTACCTAAGTCATTTTGAAATTGAAGCAGATGTAACAAGAACTGTGCATCTCATCCATGCACTGATAAAAACTCAcagcatttccttctgcttacCCATAAGGACAAGTAACTGGTCTCAGTTAAAACAGTGCTTCAGATATGTACTCAGTGcatgtgtgtttctgtgtgtatGGATAAAAACTTGATTGTTTATCTTGTGCAGGAATTAAAGGTCAGTTTTGTCTGCTTTGTAagctaaaatacaagaagttttgcttttttttcttgcatagAAATGTCTAAACGTgcacagcagatttttttttctttcactggcTGTCAACTTAGTGGTATTTGGTCTCTTTCATGGGGCAGGCTCATACTTtgtgtgctttatttttttttatttctagtaactcagtgctgctgtggtggttttttttttttttttactacctTAAAATACCCATTAAGACAACAAA
Protein-coding sequences here:
- the LOC131081541 gene encoding uncharacterized protein LOC131081541, whose translation is MALAGGGAAAAADAGLRLAARPPALPPSAAAAPSGPPPPPRAPPASQPGGDSPTPPTPIPSRGRGPSAHGAYALPRPDGLSGSAPAAASARSSSFSLAASAQLLTRSPPASPSTQRLPAQPLRPALSPRLPPAPPSPGSVTLLFPPAPRRRTEGALGGHFGTGRTLRERAGRTAGSARIKDVRRA